GTCAGGACACTGAGCGTCACCAACGATGGAGCAGTCGATTTTATCACAAAGGGCATCATACAGGTTAGTGATAGAACGATATCCAGCAGCGATGGCAACGGTATCGGCAGCGATGGTTTTCTGCACGCCGTCTACTTCATAAATGACTTCGTTGTCTTTAAAGGCAATGACTTTGGCATTGGTGATAGACTTGATTTCGCAGTCTTCCATCAGCTGGTGGAGAGCCTGATCGTTGTTTTTACTGTGGCTGGTGGTCATTAAGAGTTCTGGCATCATTTCCAGAATAGTAACTTCATCAGCTTTTTCAGCTACATGACAGGCGGTTTCGCAGCCTACCAGGCCGCCGCCCAGAACGACAACTTTTTTACCGTAGGATTTTTTGTTGGTCAAAAGATCATTGGCACCAATCACATAATCTTTTTCGATTCCGTCGATCGGCGGCATAACCGGGTTGGCACCAGTGGCAAAGACAACCTTGTCGAAGTTACCGGCCAGGATTTCTTCAGCGGTAGCATCTTTCATTAAAGATAGTTTAACGCCACTGCGATAGAGTTTTCCAATCAGGTAGGTGACATATTTCATCACGTCTTTTTTAAACCGCGGACCGCCGGCAGCTAGTAAGAGTCCGCCCAGTTCGTTTCGTTTTTCCCACAATTCCACGTCAAGGCCCCGTTGAGCAGCAGTTATGGCAGCCATCATTCCAGCCGGACCAGCACCGACGACCAGTACTTTTTTAGAGGAATTGCCAGGTGTTACCGGATAATAATCTTCAGCAAAGGCCAAAGGGTTGACCGCACACTGGAGGATTTTTCCGGAGAAGCCGGCATACAGACATTCGTTACAGCCTATGCAGGGAACAATATCGAAGGTTTCGCGTTTCTGAACTTTTTTAACCCAGTAAGGATCGCTGATGGATAAGTGACCCAGTCCGATAAAATCTGCTTTGCCGTCCTGAAGAGCGGCTTCGGTATCGGCCGGATTAGACATTTTCCCCTGTGACATGACCGGCACACTCACGTGCTTTTTAATTTCTGAGGCAACATCCAGCTGCAGACAGTCTGGCTGATAAACAGTGTTAATAGCTTTGTACCAGGCTTCATAGCAGCCCATGTCGACATGCAGAGCATCTACGCCGGCAGCTTCCAGCATTTTGGCCATTGCAATCCCTTCTTCGATTTCACGACCGCCGGGCACACCGTGAACGGGTGTGAATTTAAATAAAATCGGGTAATTAGGGCCTACGGCTTCACGCATGGCTTTGATACATTCGATGGCAAAACGCATCCTGTTTTCCAGACTTCCGCCATATTCGTCGGTACGGGTGTTCCACATTTCTGACTGGAACTGGTCCATCAGATATCCGCCGTAACCGTGCAGCTCGACACAGTCAACTTCAGCGTTTTTGGCAATCAATGCGCCTTCAGCCATTTTCTTAACCAGAAACTGAATATCATCTTTAGAAAAAGCTTTACATTTGATGTCGGGGAACCAGAAAGAATCGACTTCACTGGCTGAATATGGCTGAACATCGCCAGTGGTAAACTGCATTCGTCCAAGACCTGGTGTTAATTGAATACAAAGTTTAGAACCCTGGTTGTGAATGCGGCGGGCCAGGAAATTTAATTGTTCAAAAGATTTTGCAGTGCCTAGAATATTACAGGCTTTAGCTTCATATTCTGTAGTGACCTGGTTGGCACCGGTGATGATTAAGCCGAAGCCGCCTTTTGCTCGTTCTTCATAGTAGCGGATGGACCGGTCAGAAAATGATCCGTCCCATTCAGTTGAGGTTCCCATTGGTGCCATATACATTTTGTTAGGCAGTTTCATTTTTCCGATTTGTCCCTGTTCCAATATTTTCATATTATTTCCTCCTGAAATGTGCAACCCTTTACATGGGGTCTGTGAATCGCATCATCGCATCTCATTTCCGGGATTCGTCAATACCGGAAGAAAAACAGCTTAATTTAGGCAAGCATTTGGACTTGCAAATTCCCATCATCTGCTTAAATGAGGGGTGTAATCTGACAGATGGTTAAATGCGTTAAAATCTAGTGACTTCGTCACTACTATTACCGCGGTACTAATTAATATTACTGCGGTAATAGTAACATGGCAGAATTGATTTGGCAAGTTTTTTTTTAACAATCTTTTGTTTTTGCATTTCCTTGTCTAGACAGGGGTTTATTGATATAATCACAAATAGTTACAAAGAATAATCATACATGGAAACGGGGCAGGAATTGGAAAATCTGACTACGAAAGAGAAAATATTTGAAATAGGGATTCGGCTTTTTAAAGAGCATGGTTACAAGCAGGTCAGCATTATTGATATCTGCCAGGCCTGTGGAATCACCAAGACGACTTTTTACCATCATCTGAATTCCAAACAGGAAATTCTTCTGTCCTATTATGATCATGTGATTGGAAATTTGACACCACTTTTGCTGGAACTTTTAAATACAACTAATTCCTGGGATCAGATTGTCCTTTTGTTTGACAACCTGATTACCAGCATGGAGGAGTTGGGACCGGATCTTAACGGTCAGATTTTAAGCTTCAATCTGGCTAAAAATCTGGGTACATTTGAAATTCGCAAAGAACTGGAAGATGTGGCCGTTAAAATAATTAAAACCGGACAGGAAAACGGGGAACTCAGAAACACTGCTGATCCCTTAAAACTCTTCGAGGCCGCCGCCTATATGTTTACTGGATACGAATTTACCTGGTGCATCAATAATGGCGATTTTCCCTGGAAGCAGAAGTTTAACGAGGCCTTAAGGTTAATGCTTGCTCCGAAAGGTTGATAAAGATGATTGCAGAAAACTTTTCATTTGTTTCAGAAGACGAAACACAAGTTTTTGTTTATAAGTGGGAGCCCATTGACGCAGAAAGGCCTAAAGGCATTGTCCAGATTGCCCATGGAATGGCAGAAACGGCCGCCCGTTATGAGCGTCTGGCTAAATTTCTGACAGCAAAAGGTTATATCGTTTATGCCAACGATCACCGCGGTCATGGCAGAACTGCCGGCAGTCTGGAGAAAGTTGGCGTGCTGGCCAGAGAAAACGGCTTCGAACGAATGGTTGCGGATATGCATCAGATGAGCCTAAAAGCATTCGAAGAAAATCCTGGACTACCCCTGTTTTTGTTAGGTCACAGTATGGGGTCTTTTGCTGCCCAGCGTTATCTGATGCTGCACGGCAATAAGCTTTCGGGCGCGATTCTTTCCGGTTCCAACGGCCGGGATTGGATCATCCACCAGATGGGCTTTGCGATGGCAGCAGCGGAGGTCAGAAGAAAGGGTCGCGAAGCTAAAAGTGAGCGGATGGATAAACTGTCCTTTGGCAATTACAACAAGCGCTTTAAACCCAATCGAACGCAATTCGACTGGCTCAGCCGTGATGCCTTTGAAGTGGATAAATATATTAATGATCCCTACTGTGGGGAAGTATTTTCGGCTGGCTTCTATTATGACTTTTTACAAGGTCTTCTTGAGATTGGAAAGAATAAAAACATTGCCTTGATTCCAAAGTACTTGCCGATTTATCTGTTTTCCGGAGACCAGGATCCGGTTGGGAATGCTGGTAAGGGCCTTAAAAAACTTAAGGAAGTTTATCAGAAACATGGGATTTCTGAGGTTGACTTAAAACTCTATCCCGGTGGTCGTCATGAAATGCTTAACGAGATCAATCGCGATCAGGTGATGAGTGACCTTCTTGTGTGGATTGAAAAGATTAATAAAAACTAAAAAAATTACGTTATTTAAGTATAAATATTTATATAAAATTAAAGACCGAAAGAAAATGTTCTGGATTAAATAGAATAAAAAAAATATTTATAGACGATTTTGAAATTAGGTATTAAGTACTAAAATGGCCAAATAACTCTAGTTTCATAACTAAAAAATTCGGTCTATTAAATGCTTAAGTCTAAAAAATGGAAGCAAACCAAACTTTTCTTTGGTAATTATTAAAAAGAATATTTTTTCACAAAAAGAACTGTGAATAATGATAAAGCCATGGTAAAATAGATTCGGAAATACGGGTTGAAGATTTGAAGTCATATTAACTGCTTTGTGGCAACAGGCAATATTTCTTGATCCTGTTTTCAGTGTGTCCAAAATCTGTAAACAATATCACTGTTTAATTGCAAAAAACCTTACCCCTAAGCTAAGGCTTTGTGTTATAATACCTTGGGAAAAAATGAGATTATCAATTTTTACATATAGATTGAAGTTGTAATAGGTGAGCTTTTTCACCTGTGGTTTTAAGGAAGGAATGAGAATAAATGTCGATTTCTGTTTTAGTTGGCGCCCAATGGGGCGATGAAGGCAAGGGCAAAATGGTTGATTACTTTGCTGGCAAATCGGATCTGATTGTCCGGTTTCAGGGTGGAGATAATGCTGGCCATACAGTCATTAATGATTATGGGGTATTTAAACTGCATTTGATTCCCTGTGGAATTTTTGAGAAAAGTTGCGTGAGTCTGATCGGCACCGGAGTCGTGGTCAATCCGGATGTATTAATGGAAGAGATGGCTCAGATTGAAGCAGCAAATGTCAGTCTGGAAGGCCTGAAAATTTCCGGTAAAGCTCATGTCCTGATGCCTTACCACCAAAAACTTGATGAGTTGATGGAAAAAACAGGCGGAATCGGAACCACTAAACGTGGTATCGGTCAGGCCTATGCCTATAAAGCGATGAGAAAAAGTTTACGGTTTGAAGATCTGTTGGATCTTGATCGGGTCAAACGAAAATTGGAAGAAATTGTTCCGGTTGTTAATGATCAGATGAGTTCTTATGGTATCGAAGCTTATACAGTGGATGCTTTATATGAAAAGTGTAAACTATGGAAAGAAAAGTTTGCAGAGAGTATTATAGAACCCATGTCCTTTCTGCATCAGATGATTGATGAAGGAAAGAATATTCTTTTTGAAGGTCAGTTGGGAGCAATGAAAGATATAGATCATGGAATTTTCCCTTATGTGACTTCATCTAATCCTATTGCTTCCTATGCAGCAGTAAGCGGTGGATTCCCAGCTAAAAAGATTGACAAAGTGATTGGTGTTGCCAAAGCTTTCTCAAGCGCTGTTGGAGCTGGTCCTTTCCCGACTGAAGAAGTTGGTGGTTCCATTGATCTGCTTAGAGGAACAGGAGAAAAGCCTGATGATGAGTTTGGCGCCAGAACCGGTCGGTCAAGACGTCTTGGATGGTTGGACATTCCGGTACTCAAGTATACCCATGCCATCAATGGATATGATGAATTGGCGCTTTGCAAGATTGACAAACTGGATAACCTGCCAGAGATTAAAATTTGCGTCGATTATAAACTGGATGGCCGAATTGTTTCGCGTTTTCCTGACACAGAAGATCTGGAAAAGGTCGAACCGGTTTATATTACCCTTCCCGGCTGGATGAGTGATACAACCAAGATCAGAAAGATTTCAGATTTGCCGGAGAATGCCAAGAAATATATTCAAACAATCGAAGAATTAGTAGGAACGACCATTGCCTATGTTGGTGTTGGCCCAAACCGTGAGGATTTAGCGATTCTATAAAGAGCTGATACAAGATACCTGGTTGCGTGCAATCAGGTTTTTTTTGGGAAAGTGAAGCTTGCATTGTCTTTAAAAAATTTTGAGAGCCAACACAGGTTTTCAATAAAATAGAGTGCGTTGAGAAAATATTCACTTAACGCGTGAAAATAGAAGGTTATCGGGTAATTTATGATTATGAAACAAGGAGGTTTAATATGTCATATTATAAACGAGATAAACGTGCCTGGCTGGTTTTGTCAGATGGCTCCGTTTTTGAAGGATACAATTTTGGCTGCGAAGGCACCACTATTGGAGAGATTGTTTTTACAACCGGGATGACCGGTTATCAGGAAGTTCTGACTGATCCGTCTTATTATGGTCAGATTGTTATGCAGACCTATCCGCTGATTGGAAACTATGGAATTAACACCGATGATATGGAATCGGAACGCAGCTGGGTTAATGGTTATATCACCAAAGAGTGGTGTGAAGAACCATCAAACTTCAGACACAGTAAAAATATTAATGACTTTATGATTGAACAGGATAAAATCGGGATTTGGGATGTGGATACCCGGGCGATTACCCGAATTATCAGAGAACATGGAACCATGAACGGGGCCATCACAACTGAAGAAGTGAATGATGAGTTGCTGGAAAAAATACGGGCTTTTAAAGTTGAGCAACCGGTGCAGAAGGTAACGCGACATAATATGGGATGGTATTATTCCCAGGAAAACCGGGCCAACCATGTCGCTCTGATCGATTACGGCTATAAACATAATATTCGCCGTATGCTTCTTAATCTTGGCTGTAATGTGACGGTTATGCCGGCCAATACGACCATTGAAGAAATCAGAAATTTGAACCCTGACGGTATTATGCTGTCTAATGGACCGGGAGACCCGGCCGAAAATATTCAGATTATTGAAAATCTCAAGGACTTTATTGCTTATGGCAAACCAATTTTTGGGATCTGTCTGGGACATCAGCTAATGGCTCTGGCTATGGGTGGTGAAACCATGAAACTTAAGTATGGCCACCGGGGAATGAATCAGCCGGTTAAAGACCTGACTAAAGACCGGGTTTATATTACCAGCCAGAACCATGGTTACGCCGTAGTACCTGAGAGTATCGATGAATCTGTGGGTGTTATGACCCATGTTAACCTGAATGACCAGACCTGTGAAGGGTTTGAATATAAAAACTGCCATGCTTTTACGGTGCAGTTCCATCCGGAAGCCAGTGCGGGTCCTAACGATACCAGCTATCTGTTTGAAAAATTCACTGATTTAATGGAAAGGGGGCAACAGGGATGCCTTTAAGATCTGACATAAAACGAGTTCTGGTAATTGGTTCCGGCCCGATTATTATTGGCCAGGCAGCCGAGTTCGATTACGCCGGTACTCAGGCATGTAAAACACTTAAAAAAGCGGGACTTGAAGTTATCCTGATTAACTCCAACCCAGCCACCATTATGACTGACAAGTCCATGGCTGATAAAATCTATATTGAGCCCCTGACTCTGGAAGTGGTACGAAAAGTCATCGAGATTGAAAAACCGGACAGCATTTTGTCAACGCTGGGCGGGCAAACCGGTCTGACCTTGTCGATGCAGCTGGCCAAGGAAGGCTTTCTTGATAAACACAATGTAAAACTTTTGGGTGCCGATCTGGAAACCATTGAAAAGGCTGAAGACCGTCAGGCTTTTAAAGATATGATGAAAGAAATCGGCGAACCGATTATTCCTTCAGAAGTGGTAACAACCGTTGATGGTGCCCTGGCTTTTGCTGATAAAATGGGCTACCCTGTAATTATCAGACCTGCCTTTACCCTGGGTGGTACCGGCGGTGGAATTGCCCATAACTGTGATGAACTTCGAGAGATTGCTACCAACGGCCTTCGCCTTTCGCCAATCACTCAGGTTCTGGTGGAAAAAGGGATTTCCGGCTGGAAGGAAATTGAATTTGAAGTCATGCGGGATGCCAAAGGCAACGTTATTACTGTATGTTCTATGGAAAACTTTGACCCTGTAGGGATTCATACCGGTGATTCAATTGTTGTGGCTCCTTGCCAGACCTTAAGTGATAAAGAATACCAGATGCTGAGAACTTCTGCCCTGAAGATTATTTCTGCCCTGGGTGTTGAAGGTGGCTGTAACTGTCAGTTTGCCCTGAATCCAGGTAACTTCAACTATGCGGTTATTGAGGTTAACCCAAGGGTTTCCCGTTCTTCTGCACTGGCCTCGAAAGCGACCGGTTATCCGATTGCCAAGGTAGCCAGCCAGATTGCTGTCGGCTACTCGCTGGATGAGATCATCAACGAGGTAACCGGAACGACGACTGCCTGTTTCGAACCGGCTATTGATTATATCGTTGTTAAATTCCCGCGTTGGCCTTTTGATAAATTTGTCTACGCCAAGAGAACTCTGGGTACTCAAATGAAAGCAACCGGAGAAATCATGTCTATCGGTTCAAGCTTTGAACACGGGATGATGAAAGCTGTTCGTTCCATCGAGCTGGGATTTGAAACGCTTTCTGTTCAGAAACTGATGGATGAGAGCGATGAACGGATTATGGAAATGCTTCATAATACCGATGATGAACGAGCTTTTGTGGTTTACGAAGCCATCAAGCGTGGTGTCTCCATGCAGCATATCACCGATATTACCAAAATTGATATGTGGTTTTTGGATAAGCTCCGTCATCTGGCGGTTATGGAAAAAGACCTGTCTGAAAAAGGGCTGACT
This genomic interval from Eubacteriaceae bacterium ES3 contains the following:
- a CDS encoding FAD-dependent oxidoreductase, producing MKILEQGQIGKMKLPNKMYMAPMGTSTEWDGSFSDRSIRYYEERAKGGFGLIITGANQVTTEYEAKACNILGTAKSFEQLNFLARRIHNQGSKLCIQLTPGLGRMQFTTGDVQPYSASEVDSFWFPDIKCKAFSKDDIQFLVKKMAEGALIAKNAEVDCVELHGYGGYLMDQFQSEMWNTRTDEYGGSLENRMRFAIECIKAMREAVGPNYPILFKFTPVHGVPGGREIEEGIAMAKMLEAAGVDALHVDMGCYEAWYKAINTVYQPDCLQLDVASEIKKHVSVPVMSQGKMSNPADTEAALQDGKADFIGLGHLSISDPYWVKKVQKRETFDIVPCIGCNECLYAGFSGKILQCAVNPLAFAEDYYPVTPGNSSKKVLVVGAGPAGMMAAITAAQRGLDVELWEKRNELGGLLLAAGGPRFKKDVMKYVTYLIGKLYRSGVKLSLMKDATAEEILAGNFDKVVFATGANPVMPPIDGIEKDYVIGANDLLTNKKSYGKKVVVLGGGLVGCETACHVAEKADEVTILEMMPELLMTTSHSKNNDQALHQLMEDCEIKSITNAKVIAFKDNEVIYEVDGVQKTIAADTVAIAAGYRSITNLYDALCDKIDCSIVGDAQCPDNILKAVHQGFNAVRCV
- a CDS encoding TetR/AcrR family transcriptional regulator → METGQELENLTTKEKIFEIGIRLFKEHGYKQVSIIDICQACGITKTTFYHHLNSKQEILLSYYDHVIGNLTPLLLELLNTTNSWDQIVLLFDNLITSMEELGPDLNGQILSFNLAKNLGTFEIRKELEDVAVKIIKTGQENGELRNTADPLKLFEAAAYMFTGYEFTWCINNGDFPWKQKFNEALRLMLAPKG
- a CDS encoding carbamoyl phosphate synthase small subunit; the encoded protein is MSYYKRDKRAWLVLSDGSVFEGYNFGCEGTTIGEIVFTTGMTGYQEVLTDPSYYGQIVMQTYPLIGNYGINTDDMESERSWVNGYITKEWCEEPSNFRHSKNINDFMIEQDKIGIWDVDTRAITRIIREHGTMNGAITTEEVNDELLEKIRAFKVEQPVQKVTRHNMGWYYSQENRANHVALIDYGYKHNIRRMLLNLGCNVTVMPANTTIEEIRNLNPDGIMLSNGPGDPAENIQIIENLKDFIAYGKPIFGICLGHQLMALAMGGETMKLKYGHRGMNQPVKDLTKDRVYITSQNHGYAVVPESIDESVGVMTHVNLNDQTCEGFEYKNCHAFTVQFHPEASAGPNDTSYLFEKFTDLMERGQQGCL
- a CDS encoding lysophospholipase, which produces MIAENFSFVSEDETQVFVYKWEPIDAERPKGIVQIAHGMAETAARYERLAKFLTAKGYIVYANDHRGHGRTAGSLEKVGVLARENGFERMVADMHQMSLKAFEENPGLPLFLLGHSMGSFAAQRYLMLHGNKLSGAILSGSNGRDWIIHQMGFAMAAAEVRRKGREAKSERMDKLSFGNYNKRFKPNRTQFDWLSRDAFEVDKYINDPYCGEVFSAGFYYDFLQGLLEIGKNKNIALIPKYLPIYLFSGDQDPVGNAGKGLKKLKEVYQKHGISEVDLKLYPGGRHEMLNEINRDQVMSDLLVWIEKINKN
- a CDS encoding adenylosuccinate synthase — its product is MSISVLVGAQWGDEGKGKMVDYFAGKSDLIVRFQGGDNAGHTVINDYGVFKLHLIPCGIFEKSCVSLIGTGVVVNPDVLMEEMAQIEAANVSLEGLKISGKAHVLMPYHQKLDELMEKTGGIGTTKRGIGQAYAYKAMRKSLRFEDLLDLDRVKRKLEEIVPVVNDQMSSYGIEAYTVDALYEKCKLWKEKFAESIIEPMSFLHQMIDEGKNILFEGQLGAMKDIDHGIFPYVTSSNPIASYAAVSGGFPAKKIDKVIGVAKAFSSAVGAGPFPTEEVGGSIDLLRGTGEKPDDEFGARTGRSRRLGWLDIPVLKYTHAINGYDELALCKIDKLDNLPEIKICVDYKLDGRIVSRFPDTEDLEKVEPVYITLPGWMSDTTKIRKISDLPENAKKYIQTIEELVGTTIAYVGVGPNREDLAIL